Proteins encoded by one window of Lathyrus oleraceus cultivar Zhongwan6 chromosome 1, CAAS_Psat_ZW6_1.0, whole genome shotgun sequence:
- the LOC127115927 gene encoding uncharacterized protein LOC127115927, with product MEDERVLKVRIECRSFWESGENRSNPMIGNDRSLYSTIPRANWRIKYESSSWHLSEREVCAGFSLHQDFLIWLCESGSVWLHGDLALWRTHLPFSIDFVYGILCSVADTQRSIIPAA from the exons ATGGAGGATGAGCGTGTACTGAAGGTGAGGATTGAGTGCAGAAGCTTCTGGGAATCAGGGGAAAATCGTTCGAACCCAATGATTGGCAATGATCGCAGCTTATATAGCACAATCCCAAGGGCAAATTGGAGAATTAAGTATGAATCATCCAGCTGGCACCTGAGTGAACGAGAAG TCTGTGCAGGTTTTTCTTTGCATCAAGACTTCTTGATATGGTTATGTGAATCTGGCTCAGTGTGGCTTCACGGTGATCTCGCTTTGTGGAGAACACATCTACCATTCAGCATTGACTTCGTCTACG GAATACTCTGCTCTGTAGCAGACACTCAGCGCAGTATCATCCCAGCAGCGTGA